A stretch of the Streptomyces venezuelae genome encodes the following:
- a CDS encoding MmcQ/YjbR family DNA-binding protein, with amino-acid sequence MKAAVRKWEAVREFALGLPEAVEEFPWGPEDCVVKINKKIFVFLGNTDGPQPPGVSVKLKDEALHGHAMTAPGAEPTGYGLGKAGWVSVPLGEKGAPSAEVLCEWVEESYRTVALKRHVKELDARIGGRIGGRVRVND; translated from the coding sequence GTGAAAGCGGCGGTGCGCAAGTGGGAAGCGGTGCGGGAGTTCGCCCTGGGGCTGCCCGAGGCGGTGGAGGAGTTCCCCTGGGGGCCCGAGGACTGTGTGGTGAAGATCAACAAGAAGATCTTCGTCTTTCTGGGGAACACGGATGGCCCGCAGCCGCCGGGCGTGTCGGTGAAGCTCAAGGACGAGGCGCTGCACGGTCATGCGATGACGGCTCCCGGGGCCGAGCCCACCGGGTACGGGCTGGGGAAGGCCGGCTGGGTGTCGGTGCCGCTGGGGGAGAAGGGGGCGCCGAGTGCGGAGGTGCTGTGCGAATGGGTGGAGGAGAGCTATCGGACGGTGGCCCTGAAACGGCACGTCAAGGAGCTGGACGCGCGGATCGGCGGGCGGATCGGCGGGCGGGTCCGGGTAAACGACTAA
- a CDS encoding saccharopine dehydrogenase family protein — protein sequence MNRQDAPERTYDVVLFGATGFVGALTAEYLAAHAPADCRWALAGRDTGKLERLRERLTALYPHCAKLPLLRADATDPGAVRELAAATRVLATTVGPYIWYGAELVAACAEAGTDYLDLTGEPEFIDRMYVEHDAHARETGARIVHACGFDSVPADLGAYFTVRQLPEGVPLTVDGFMRGGGLFSGGTLASALTAIGRGPQTLAAARERRLHEPRLLGRRARGAAGAPRFSQETGTWALPLPTLDPQIVARSAAALERYGPDFRYRHYASVKHLPIAVGGTLAVGATAAVAQVPAARNWLMNRWEPGQGPDAERRARSWFSVRFVGEGGGRRVLTEVAGGDPGYGETAKMLAESALCLAYDPLPATAGQLTTAVAMGDALLDRLRQAGIRFRVADIR from the coding sequence ATGAACAGACAGGACGCACCGGAACGCACGTACGACGTCGTGCTCTTCGGGGCGACCGGGTTCGTGGGGGCGCTGACGGCGGAGTATCTCGCCGCGCATGCGCCGGCCGACTGCCGGTGGGCCCTCGCGGGCCGCGACACCGGCAAACTGGAACGGCTCCGCGAACGGCTCACCGCACTGTATCCGCACTGCGCGAAACTGCCCCTGCTGCGCGCCGACGCCACCGACCCCGGGGCCGTCCGGGAACTGGCCGCCGCCACCCGGGTCCTGGCCACCACCGTCGGCCCGTACATCTGGTACGGCGCGGAACTGGTCGCGGCCTGCGCGGAGGCCGGCACGGACTATCTGGACCTCACCGGCGAACCCGAATTCATCGACCGGATGTACGTCGAGCACGATGCGCACGCCCGGGAGACCGGCGCACGCATCGTGCACGCCTGCGGGTTCGACTCCGTTCCCGCCGACCTGGGCGCCTATTTCACGGTCCGTCAGCTGCCCGAAGGGGTCCCGCTGACCGTGGACGGGTTCATGCGCGGCGGCGGACTGTTCTCCGGCGGCACCCTCGCCTCGGCGCTCACCGCCATCGGCCGCGGCCCGCAGACCCTGGCCGCGGCCCGGGAACGCCGGCTCCACGAACCCCGGCTGCTGGGCCGCCGGGCCCGCGGAGCGGCCGGAGCACCCCGGTTCAGCCAGGAGACCGGCACCTGGGCGCTGCCCCTGCCCACTCTGGACCCGCAGATCGTGGCCCGCTCGGCAGCCGCCCTGGAGCGCTATGGCCCGGACTTCCGCTACCGCCACTACGCCTCGGTCAAGCACCTGCCGATCGCCGTGGGCGGCACCCTGGCGGTGGGCGCGACAGCCGCCGTGGCGCAGGTGCCGGCCGCCCGGAACTGGCTGATGAACCGCTGGGAACCGGGCCAGGGCCCGGACGCGGAACGCCGGGCCCGCAGTTGGTTCAGCGTCCGCTTCGTCGGCGAGGGCGGCGGGCGCCGGGTCCTGACCGAGGTCGCGGGCGGCGACCCCGGCTACGGGGAGACCGCGAAGATGCTGGCCGAGTCGGCACTCTGCCTCGCGTACGACCCGCTGCCCGCCACGGCCGGCCAGCTGACCACGGCGGTGGCGATGGGCGATGCCCTGCTGGACCGGCTCCGGCAGGCGGGCATCCGCTTCCGGGTGGCGGACATCCGCTGA